AGGGTCTATAGggatcctcccccccccccctccaagatCTATAGGGTCCATACCACCCCCCCGCGGGTCTATAgggagcccccaggtctctatGGGGCCCCCCCAGGGTCTATAGGGTCCATATTCCCCCCCCGTCGCGGGTCTATATGGTCTATAGGGGGCTCTCAGGTCTCTATAAGCCCCCCCGCTCTCTATGGGGCCCCCCCACGGGTCTATAGGGCCCCCCCGAGGGTCTATAGGGTCCATAGACCCCTGCCGGGTTTATAGGGGGCCCCCAGGTCTCTATGGGGCCCTCCAGGGCCCATAGGGTCTATATTCCCCCCCTGCCGCGGGTCTATATGGTCTATagggccccccccccgggtctaTAGGGTCCATACCACCCCCCCGCGGATCTATAGGGGGCCCCCAGGGCTCTATAGGCCCGGCCCCGGGTCTATAGGACCCCCCCAAGGCTCTAtagggatccccccccccccagggtctATAGGGTCCATACCACCCCCCCGCGGGTCTATAGGGGGCCCCCACGTCTCTATGGGGCCCCCCCAGGGTCTATAGGGTCTAtattccccccccgccgtgggtctATATGGTCTATAGGGCCCCCCCGAGGGTCTATAGGGTCTATACCACCCCCCCGCGGGTCTATAGGGGGCCCCCAGGTCTCTATGGGGCCCCCCCAGGGTCTATAGGGTCCATATTCCTGCCCTCTCGTGGGTCTATATGGTCTATAGGGGGCTCTCAGGTCTCTATAAGCCCCCCCGCTCTCTATGGGGCCCCCCCACCGGTCTATAGGGCCCCCCCGAGGGTCTATAGGGTCCATAGACCCCCCCCGGGTTTATAAGGGGCCCCCAGGTCTCTATGGGGCCCTCCAGGGCCTATAGGGTCTAtattccccccccgccgtgggtctATATGGTCTATAGGGCCCCCCCGAGGGTCTATAGGGTCCATAGGCCCCCCCCCCGCGGATCTATAGGGTCCACAGGGCACCCCCCAGGGTCTatagttccccccccccccatagggtcTATAGCGTCCATAGGGCGCCCCCCAGGGTCGTCCCGCCCCATAGGCCCCTCCCCCTATAAGCTCCGCCCCCCGGAAGTGacgcgatggcggcggcggcggcagcagcagctcgggGGCTTTATTGcagcggggggggcggggctaagcgggggggcggggcttaatCAAGGAGGGCGGGGCTTAATTAAGGGGGCGGGGCTTACACACGCACGGTCACGAGCACACACggaacacacacacccccccccccattcccggGGGGCGgttgggggcggcgggggggggggggggggagcaggtttgggggggggggcccggacgcctccttccccccccttaCTTGGGGGTCCCGTATGACCcccgggaccacccccccccccccccccccccctcgccccataACTTGTGGGTCGCGGCTCAGTCGGCGAAGAGGCTGGCGAAGCTCTGCCGCAGGGAGCGGATGCTCTCGGCCCCCCCCTGCTCGGGGGCGGGgctacgggggggggggaaagggggcggggtCACAGGGGGCGGGGtcatatgggggggggggggtgtccccgtccccccccccctcccccaaggccccccgcccccccccccccccccccccccacttacCTGGGGGTTGCGCTGGGTTTGGGGGccagggggggtttgggggcgaggggcggggcttgggggcgGGGCTGGCGGGTggtggggggcgtggcctggggggagggggggcggggctgcggcccgagggggcggggctgaggggaggggggcggggcttgggggcggggctgggaaggggagccCGGGGGGCGGGGttgaggggaggggggcggggcttgggggcgGGGCTGAgcggggggcgtggcctgcgGGGCCTGGGGGCGGGGctgcggccccggcgggcggggctggggggaggtgggcggggcctggggggaAGTGGGCGGAGCCGGCGGGCGGGGctgagcggcggcgggcggggcctgcgggccgagggggcggggctgcggggaggggggcggggcctgggggcgAGGCTgcggcccgggggggcggggctgcggggaggtgggCGGGGCTTGAGggcgggggtgggcggggcctccTCGCGGGGAGGCGGGGCGAGGCGAAGCCACGCCCCCCGGGGGGCGGGGCTGCCcctgcggcggggggcggggctgggcggggccAGTCGGCAGCGGAgcccctggtggggggggggaggaggagaaatacGTCAGAGGGGCGGGGCTTAAAGGGGCGGTGCTCGGAGGGGcggggctcggagggggcggggccaaaAGGGGCCTCATTTAGGGGGGAATCGGcccctttttggggggatttggccCATTTTTCGGGGGAATTGGCCAATTTTGGGGGGGGAATCGGCCCGTTTTGGGGCGGAATCGCCCCGTTTTGGGGGGAAGCCCCCAATTTAGGAGCCCCGTGGCCCAATTTTGGGGGGATTCGGTCCCTTTTGGGGCCGAACGGGCCCATTTTGGGGGGTAACTgacccattttgggggggggaatcgCCCCGTTTTGGGGGGGAATCGCCCCGTTTTGGGGCAGAATTTCCACATTTGGGGGCAGAATTtgccctttttgggggggggggggcaatggcCCGATTTTGGGGGGAATcgggccattttggggggggactcagcccagtttggggggggggggcgcataTTTTTGGGGGTGGATCCCCCCATTTTGGGGGTATCCAGGTTGATGAGGAGGGTCCCCCCCCCCatatgggggggggagggtgtcctagggggtggggggtccccccttttttgggggggaagtcCCCTATTTTTGGGGGGCCCCccgttttttggggggggttccttgatgttttggggtccccccccatatatttgggggggggtttccccattttggggggggggggtgtcacttaCCCTGGGGTGGGGGTCGCTGctgcgggggggtccccggccgGGGGGACCCCGATGTCGCCGGCATCTGTGGGGCAGAAAAggacggggggggaagggggggggggggaagtgggtcAAGACCCCAtaggaacccccccccaaaaaaacttgGGGGGCACCTGGAGAActtggggggctccagggggtctcggggggggggggggggggcacatggatGGGCTTGGGGGGCTCCTCAAGGTcctggggggctcctggaggactcgGGGGGGTCGCCAGGAGGAGTTGGGGGTCACCAGCAGGACTTGGGGGGCTCAGGAGGTCCAagaggacttggggggggggggggggtttaaggTGGTCTtggaggacttgggggtccccGGTAGGACTTGGGGGTCACCAGCAAGACTTGGGGGGTTCAGGAGGTCCaagaggacttgggggtccccaggaggccttggggggggggctcctggaGATCTTGGGAGATGTTGGGGGTCTCCTGGACGTCTTGGTGGACTCAAGGGGTTCTTGGAGGActtgggggtctccaggaggacttggggggctcctggaggtctggggagatggtgggggggggctctTGGAGGacttggggggctgaggggggggtccaagaggacttgggggtccccaggaggacttgggggggggggctcctggaGGTCTTGGGAGATGTTGGGGGTCTCCTGGACTCAAGGGGTTCTTGGAGGActtgggggtctccaggaggacttggggggctggggaggagtcGGGGGGTGGTACCTGTGGGCGTGGCCGGACGGGGGAAGGGCAGGGCGGGCGGGGCAGCTCCGCCCTCATGCGGGCCAGCACCAGCTCCACGATCTGGGCCCGATCCTCGTCCGCCCCCGGGCCCAGCAGCGGCAACCACGAGCCCAGCACCTGCCCACGTGACCGGGGTGTCCCCACGGCGTCCCCACGGCGTCCCCCTCCTGTCCCGCTGTCCCCACGatggcgtgtccccccccccccccccgtgacctCCCCGTGACGTCCCCATGATGGTCTCCACGGCGTCCCCGTGATGTCTCCATGTCCCCGTGACGTCCCCCGTGGTGTCCCCGCGGTGCCCCACGGTGGCCCTTGACCCCGTGAcgtcccccatgatgtccccatggtgtcccttgATGTCCCTTGaccccgtgatgtccccatgatgtctccatggtgtcccccatggtgtcccatgatGTCCCTTGaccccgtgatgtccccatgatgtcTCCATGACCCCATGACGTCCCCCAtgacgtccccatggtgtcccatgatgctcccatgtccccatgatgtccccatgacgtccccatggtgtcccctaTGGTGTCCCTTGATGTCCCTTgaccccatgatgtccccatgatgtcTCCATGACCCCATGAcgtcccccatgatgtccccatgacGTCCCCCATGATGTCCCTTGACCCCGTGATGTCCCCGTGACATCCCCCATGACCCCACGAcgtcccccatgatgtccccccatggtgtcccatgatGGCCCTTGaccccgtgatgtccccatgaTGCCTCCATGACCCCATGATGTCCCCCATGacgtccccatgatgtccccatgacgtcccccatggtgtccccatggtgtctcttgaccccgtgatgtccccatgaTGCCTCCATGACCCCATGACGTCCCCCATGACatcccccatgatgtccccatggtgtcccatgatGGCCCTTGACCCTATGATGTCCCCATTATGTCTCCATGACCCCATGATGTCCCCTAtgacgtccccatggtgtcccatggTGTCCCTTGaccccgtgatgtccccatgaCGTCCCCCATGACCCCACGAcgtcccccatgatgtccccatggtgtcccatggTGTCCCTTGaccccgtgatgtccccatgaTGCCTCCATGACCCCATGAcgtcccccatgatgtccccatggtgtccccatggtgtcccttgACCCCGTGATGTCCCCGTGACGTCCCCCATGACCCCATGACGTCCCCCAtgacgtccccatggtgtccccatggtgtcc
This sequence is a window from Larus michahellis chromosome 30, bLarMic1.1, whole genome shotgun sequence. Protein-coding genes within it:
- the LOC141735313 gene encoding uncharacterized protein LOC141735313; this encodes MTVTLSPAPPGVGKVRVGTAAALGAVAGAMGGARAGALVQGAPGRGQRLRVQRIGAEYRALRWPLVAGDAPGEGAQAEPVALSPRHRGWVDACARLFGGVDICGVEALRGPDGREHIVQVLGSWLPLLGPGADEDRAQIVELVLARMRAELPRPPCPSPVRPRPQMPATSGSPRPGTPPQQRPPPQGAPLPTGPAQPRPPPQGQPRPPGGVASPRPASPRGGPAHPRPQAPPTSPQPRPPGPQPRPQAPPPSPQPRPLGPQAPPAAAQPRPPAPPTSPQAPPTSPQPRPPGPQPRPQAPQATPPAQPRPQAPPPSPQPRPPGSPSQPRPQAPPPSPQPRPLGPQPRPPSPQATPPTTRQPRPQAPPLAPKPPLAPKPSATPSPAPEQGGAESIRSLRQSFASLFAD